One Micromonas commoda chromosome 7, complete sequence genomic window carries:
- a CDS encoding predicted protein — protein sequence MDWSTKAMLQETLRCLQKTETDLGVNLDTVRKHVSAAIMEFDKTVGRCERCRGRGVCRCVLCGGVGELQYPKHQKCTRCLGTALEQCAECCGYGIS from the coding sequence atggaCTGGAGCACCAAGGCGATGCTGCAGGAGACCTTACGGTGCCTGCAAAAGACGGAGACGGACCTCGGGGTGAACCTCGACACCGTGCGCAAGCacgtgagcgcggcgataaTGGAGTTTGACAAAACCGTGGGAAGGTGCGAGCGGTGCAGAGGGCGGGGGGTGTGCAGGTGTGTTctgtgcggcggcgtcggagagcTGCAGTACCCCAAGCACCAGAAGTGCACCAGATGCCTGGGGACCGCGCTGGAGCAGTGCGCGGAGTGCTGCGGATACGGAATATCGTGA
- a CDS encoding predicted protein, producing MFGRDAPRRSARLSPPGAGAPSGAAVAKGDIAPVAKEPDFRTPGKSLANRAPWRSPGAALRDRDRENNYVSARKKAVRKLSARSPATAAMASGAKRNGRPRFTPAEMRTPSVTPSKNPSTEDDDDHDDREDDTKTTTTEEPRQERTPLADLASVPITTVLLTPPSTRSRSRAAEADNAKAAAASQADAKAAMPPPPPKPRVSPLANVTTNPFLDDEATMKVPALAPYNAAFEALQMGTASQAFTRDDDEHDDDDDDDDDDDDAEAEEPAGQRDAEPSASPALSLFAPTEVGDDSVLIADDDANGSFFGGDRSMDDQSMNLENGDDDLPTPTTTSAFDAALDIAAATVAIPAFSAVTPGEPASKTPARTPSRDILNPNRGEISANEISTGFLGPAALVAAGSTLKEMLAEAAELAAPDDDAEEDPTLGPTLGQPAADPDAESSRLGGGQSESPGGRVPAGAVLDAIAHPHTHQPPSSESAAVFAASPIAALSPPTLEPAPAPMEEDDASFAKNAFDESPPRSQPAATPSPVRRSPRLAAMRTASVFTPASPAVVETDAAPTAAERRAAELQALVERQAVELLEQREALERQRMMMRSEASRQAAQLEAQREAMMNQKRQMENEAALAFQRAEAAAREQARMRAEFQAQLEARRAEEDATRARLAAMASEAAAAKEEAARAARAAAEAAEAARRQPPAASPLPLGAVKSVEDELRACREELARRSAESAAVSQRMQTLQREETELFNRAAELQRRMLEMVIKGNPKISPAAAAALAQPLISSVSSGAASGASAMPPPPARMMDMDLSLARPVEVVDTIAAAAEMMLQPRQPMTSMNNSPAMVSMDSLAAAAATPGTRGPAPSLAPLASMSAGVARAMEAAVAPSVVDEDGFIVMDYAAAGASMPIADAAKIGNDGNGVFMTPAITPPAARALEMAAAAADTCPALVMTPTSASKRGGSVGNPAAAGIATRRNALQILELRKEVVNLQFLGGHESGTSAGMLMAATKDGAVRLFAPGSRRAAAMIRGPKQGLAAAVAVGTEAFIAAAGRDAHVARHDLATGRELGILLPSIDDGISSGGSGPELTCIRGGGATGGPVVVAAGEGGDVYLWDVRAAPRVASRRASGVGGAATPAMTMHVPGASRTLSLSLSDALGGGAHGTAPASLALVASNGGRVFDLRAPGRPARLAPAEAGQRWVACAHAGRSDDVLTLSSQGDLATWRPMGGGSGGFNYRIAGPVLREVASANSARAVLSTSGPIGGVDVDGVMALTTTGETGDGFRVFDASTGDVVAEWGGDGERTDAGVGATAGFGRGWRRSERDEPRPSITAAGWGCGALDGAFGGSSFAVGTSDGVVRVYGPGA from the coding sequence ATGttcggccgcgacgccccgaggCGTAGCGCGCGCCTatcgccgcccggcgccggcgctcccAGCGGCGCCGCAGTCGCCAAGGGAgacatcgcgcccgtcgcaaAGGAGCCTGATTTCAGGACGCCCGGAAAGAGCCTCGCCAATCGTGCCCCGTGGAGGTCCCCAGGTGCCGCGcttcgcgaccgcgaccgcgagaaTAACTACGTCAGCGCGAGGAAGAAGGCGGTGAGGAAGCTTTCGGCCAGAagccccgcgacggcggcgatggcgagcggcgccaaACGCAACGGCCGGCCCAGATTCACCCCCGCCGAGATGAGGACCCCTTCCGTCACCCCGTCCAAGAACCCGTCgaccgaggacgacgacgaccacgacgaccGCGAAGACGAtacgaagacgacgacgacggaggagcCGCGACAGGAGCGCACCccgctcgcggacctcgcgtccgtcccaATCACCACCGTCCTCCTCACCCCGCCCTCCACGAGGTCCAGGTCacgagccgccgaggcggacaacgcgaaagccgcggcggcgagccaggcggacgccaaagccgccatgcccccgcccccgccaaaaccgcgcgtctcgccgctgGCAAACGTCACGACGAACCCgttcctggacgacgaggcgacgatgAAGGTtccggcgctggcgccgtACAACGCGGCGTTTGAGGCGCTGCAGATGGGAACCGCGTCCCAGGCGTTTACCAGGGATGACGACgaacacgacgacgacgacgacgacgacgacgacgacgacgacgccgaggcggaggagccggcgggtcagcgcgacgcggagcccTCTGCGTCCCCGGCGCTGAGCCTCTTCGCGCCCAcggaggttggcgacgacTCTGTGCTCAtcgcggacgatgacgcgAATGGCTCCTTTTTCGGCGGGGACCGATCGATGGACGACCAATCGATGAACCTCGAGAACGGGGACGATGATCTCCCGACGCCCACCACGACCTCCGCCTttgacgccgcgctcgacatcgccgccgcgacggtcgccaTACCGGCGTTCTCCGCGGTCACGCCAGGCGAGCCCGCGTCGAAGaccccggcgaggacgccctcgcgggatATTCTCAACCCCAACCGCGGGGAAATCTCGGCGAATGAAATCTCCACCGGGTTCCTcggtcccgccgcgctcgtcgcggcgggatcTACGCTGAAGGAgatgctcgccgaggcggccgagctcgcggctcccgacgacgacgccgaggaggacccgACGCTCGGCCCGACGCTCGGACAGCCGGCGGCTGatcccgacgccgagagTTCGCGCCTAGGAGGAGGGCAATCGGAGTCCCCGGGCGGTCGAgttcccgcgggcgccgtgctcgacgccatcgcgcacCCTCACACGCATCAGCCGCCGTCTTCGGAATCGgccgccgtcttcgcggcgtctcccatcgcggcgttgtccccgccgacgctggagccggcgccggcgccgatggaagaagacgacgcgtcgttcgcTAAAAACGCCTTTGACGagagcccgccgcggtcgcagccggccgcgacgccgtcgccggtgcgAAGGTCCCCacggctcgccgcgatgcggACGGCTTCTGTTTTCACGCCGGCTTCCCCCGCGGTTgtcgagacggacgcggctcccaccgccgccgagcgaagAGCCGCGGAACTCCAGGCGCTCGTGGAGCGTCAGGCGGTGGAGCTGCTGGAGCAACGCGAGGCTCTGGAGCGCCAGCGAATGATGATGAGGTCCGAGGCTTCGAGGCAggcggcgcagctcgaggccCAACGCGAGGCGATGATGAACCAGAAGCGGCAGATggagaacgaggcggcgttggcgtttcagagggcggaggcggcggcgcgggagcagGCGCGAATGCGAGCGGAGTTCCAGGCGCAactcgaggcgcgccgcgcggaggaggacgccacgCGCGCCAGGCTCGCGGCCATGGCATCGGAGGCGGCCGCAGCGAAGgaagaggcggcgagggccgcgcgagccgcggcggaggcggcggaggcggcgaggcgccaACCGCCTGCGGCGAGTCCCCttcccctcggcgcggtAAAGTCGGTTGAGGATGAGCTTCGCGCGTGCCGCGAGGAGCTGGCCAGGCGGAGCgcggagtcggcggcggtgtcgcaGCGCATGCAGACGCTTCAGCGGGAGGAGACGGAGCTGTTCAACCGCGCGGCCGAGCTGCAGAGGAGGATGCTCGAGATGGTGATCAAGGGGAATCCGAAGAtatcccccgcggcggcggcggcgctcgcgcaacCGCTGATCTCATCCGTCTCTTCCGGAGCCGCTTCTGGAGCGtccgcgatgccgccgccgccggcgaggatgatGGACATGGACCTGTCCCTGGCGCGCCCCGTTGAGGTCGTCGacaccatcgccgccgccgcggagatgatGCTCCAGCCCCGGCAGCCGATGACGTCGATGAACAACTCTCCCGCGATGGTGTCGATGGAttctctcgccgccgccgccgccacgccggGTACGCGCGGGCCGGCACCGTCCCTCGCACCCCTCGCGTCCAtgagcgcgggcgtcgcACGGGCCATGGAggcggccgtcgccccgtccgtggtggacgaggacgggttCATAGTCATGGactacgccgccgcgggggcgtcgatgcccatcgccgacgcggcaaAAATCGGAAACGACGGCAACGGCGTCTTCATGACGCCAGCGATCacccctcccgccgcgcgggcgctcgagatggcggcggccgcggcggatacGTGTCCCGCGCTGGTCATGAccccgacgtccgcgtccaagCGGGGCGGCAGCGTCGggaaccccgccgccgcgggtatCGCCACCCGCAGAAACGCTTTGCAAATCTTGGAACTGCGCAAGGAGGTTGTTAACCTCCAGTTCCTCGGGGGACACGAAagcgggacgagcgcggggatgctgatggcggcgaccaaagacggcgccgtccgtcTCTTCGCTCCGGGATCcaggcgcgcggccgccatgATCCGGGGACCCAAGCAaggcctcgccgccgccgtcgccgtcggcaccgaggctttcatcgccgccgcgggtagAGATGCGCACGTCGCGCGACACGACCTCGCCACCGGCCGCGAGCTGGGCATCCTTCTCCCttccatcgacgacggcatCTCTTCTGGAGGGAGCGGACCCGAGCTCACGTGTAtccggggcgggggcgcgacgggcgggccggtcgtcgtcgccgcgggcgaggggggcgacgTTTACCTGTGggacgttcgcgcggcgccgagggtggcgagCCGACGAgcgtccggcgtcggcggcgcggcgacgccggcgatgaccatgcacgtccccggcgcctcgcgcacgctctccctctccctcagcgacgcgctcggcggcggtgctcacggcaccgcccccgcgtccctcgcgttgGTCGCGTCCAACGGGGGCCGGGTCTTTGACCTACGAGCGCCGGGACGGccggcgaggctcgcgccggcggaggcgggtcAGCGCTGGGTCGCgtgcgcgcacgcggggcGCTCCGACGACGTACTCACGCTCAGCTCGCAGGGCGACCTCGCGACGTGGCGGCCGATGGGTGGTGGGTCGGGCGGGTTCAACTATCGGATCGCCGGGCCCGTCCTGCGCGAGGTCGCCTCTGCAAACTCTGCGAGGGCGGTGCTGTCGACGTCTGGCCcgatcggcggcgtggatgtcgacggcgtcatggcgctgacgacgacgggggagaCCGGTGACGGGTTCAGGGTGTTCGACGCTTCCaccggtgacgtcgtcgccgagtggggcggcgacggcgagcgaaCAGACGCCGgggtcggcgcgacggccggGTTCGGCCGGGGTTGGCGTCGGTCggaacgcgacgagccgcgcccgtcgatcaccgccgccgggtgggGATGCGGGGCACTGGACGGGGCGTTCGGGgggtcgtcgttcgcggttggcacgagcgacggcgtcgtgcgcgtgtACGGACCGGGCGCGTGA
- the RECA gene encoding recA DNA recombinase (RecA/Rad51 proteins are involved in homology searching and strand exchange in homologous recombination. This recA the homolog of the Ostreococcus recA homologs Ostta4:19698 and Ost9901_3:26240) produces MTGISLTAGFANGALAKQGLRVANRAIHRRTPAAIVASTANNGTGDDSSLIGGSASFSTSSSAGAPKSSVAARLLAQSAAKTVATKGSSTKAAAKKPAVKAKASAEPKASKADDPKPAMTPEEIAVRDAKKKALDRVLGEIDANFGKGSIMKLGEASQAKVATFPSGAMTLDIALGGGMPRGRIVEVYGPESSGKTTLALHAMAEMQKLGGTVALIDAEHAFDPEYSQRLGLDVDDVVVCQPETGEMALEVVDTLVRSSAVDLIVVDSVAALVPRSEIEGEIGMVQVGAHARLMSQALRKINVNAAKAGVTIIFLNQLRSKVGVIYGNPEITTGGNALKFYASVRLDIRRKEVIRGKAGADDEGVRVKVKVAKNKIAPPYKTAEFDMLFGRGISRDGCMLDAADELGVITRRGAWYSYGEERLGQGREKAAEFLDANPEIKKQVEEDVRRVVAERLAGAYGAKPNSPSAARAEPVLGAFAGSRTSELFNEDAGDDDLREGLEGIVDFDEDDVAAR; encoded by the exons ATGACGGGCATCTCTCTCACCGCCGGCTTCGCcaacggcgcgctcgccaagcag GGTCTCAGGGTCGCCAATCGTGCGATCCACCGCCGCActcccgccgcgatcgtcgcgtcgaccgccaacaacggcaccggcgacgactcgTCCCTCATCGGCGGGTCCGCCAGCTTcagcacctcctcctccgcgggcgcccccaAGTCCTCCGTGGCCGCCAGGCTCCTCGCGCAGTCCGCCGCGAAGACCGTCGCGACCAAGGGATCATCCACCAAGGCCGCGGCCAAGAAGCCCGCCGTCAAGGCCAAGGCCTCCGCGGAGCCCAAGGCGTCCAAGGCGGACGACCCCAAGCCCGCCATGACCccggaggagatcgcggtgagggacgccaagaagaaggcccTGGACCGCGTGCTCGGCGAGATCGACGCCAACTTCGGCAAGGGGTCCATCAtgaagctcggcgaggcgtcgcAGGCCAAGGTGGCCACCTTCCCCTCCGGCGCGATGACCCTCGacatcgcgctcggcggcggcatgccCCGCGGACGCATCGTCGAGGTGTACGGCCCCGAGTCATCCGGCAAGACGACTCTCGCGCTGCACGCCATGGCGGAGATGCAGAAACTCGGCGGGaccgtcgcgctcatcgacgcGGAGCACGCGTTCGATCCGGAGTACTCCCAGCGCCTCGGactggacgtcgacgacgtcgtggtgTGCCAGCCCGAGACTGGGGAGATGGCACTCGAGGTTGTGGACACCCTGGTCAGGTCGTCCGCCGTCGATCTCATCGTCGTGgactccgtcgcggcgctcgtgccgCGGTCGGAGATCGAGGGCGAGATTGGTATGGTTCAGGTGGGCGCTCACGCCAGGCTCATGTCCCAGGCGCTCCGCAAGATCAACGTcaacgccgccaaggcgggcGTGACGATCATCTTCCTCAACCAGCTCCGCAGCAAAGTCGGCGTCATCTACGGCAACCCCGAGATCACCACCGGCGGCAACGCGCTCAAGTTCTACGCGTCCGTGAGGCTCGACATCCGCCGCAAGGAGGTCATCCGCGGCAaagccggcgccgacgacgagggcgtccgcgtcaAGGTGAAGGTGGCCAAGAACAAGATCGCGCCCCCGTACAAGACGGCGGAATTCGACATGCTGTTCGGCCGCGGCATCTCCCGCGACGGATGcatgctcgacgccgcggacgagctcggggtGATCACtaggcgcggcgcgtggtaCTCctacggcgaggagcgcctcggccaGGGACGggagaaggctgcggagTTCCTCGACGCCAACCCCGAGATCAAGAAGCAGGTCGAGGAAGACGTCCGCagggtcgtcgccgagaggCTCGCGGGGGCGTACGGGGCGAAGCCCAactcgccgtccgccgcgagggccgagccggtgctcggcgcgttcgcggggtCCAGGACCAGCGAGCTGTTCAACGAAGACGCCGGGGATGATGACCTCAGGGAGGGCTTGGAGGGCATCGTGGACtttgacgaggacgacgtcgccgcgcgctga
- a CDS encoding predicted protein encodes MAGLGSSALDALGSAEALALTAGFLAAALVDDPLVATVFAADCARSLAATEDLGAPAEEEVLKLADPPMRDESSPVPLLAVDATIAAGVRRWIARLATLRPWIIGNGAGGRGGWSARGGDTSRGYFFKDRRKSALSGGDLTGRAGYGGAPAWRARRWRSRR; translated from the coding sequence ATGGCGGGCTTGGGGTCGTCCGCCTTGGACGCCTTGGGCTCCGCGGAGGCCTTGGCCTTGACGGCGGGCTTCTTGGCCGCGGCCTTGGTGGATGATCCCTTGGTCGCGACGGTCTTCGCGGCGGACTGCGCGAGGAGCCTGGCGGCCACGGAGGACTtgggggcgcccgcggaggaggaggtgctgAAGCTGGCGGACCCGCCGATGAGGGAcgagtcgtcgccggtgccgttgttggcggtcgacgcgacgatcgcggcgggagTGCGGCGGTGGATCGCACGATTGGCGACCCTGAGACCCTGGATCATCGGAAACGGAgcgggaggacgcggtgggTGGTCAGCTCGGGGCGGAGACACGTCGCGCGGTTATTTTTTCAAAGATCGCCGAAAATCTGCGTTGTCAGGCGGTGATCtcacggggcgcgcgggttaCGGAGGCGCACctgcttggcgagcgcgccgttgGCGAAGCCGGCGGTGA
- the GCST gene encoding glycine cleavage system t-protein (glycine cleavage system T-protein, one of four subunits of the glycine cleavage system (aka glycine decarboxylase)), translating into MALRHAAQRLAQRAAPLAGQAARPLLIPFYRHMASDANLLKTALYDFHLEMGGKMVPFAGHSMPIQYKDSIMEATQHCRSKASIFDVSHMLGSSMRGKDAIEFVESIVVGDIRGLKNGTGTLSVVTNDKGGIIDDTVVTKVNDEDVYIVLNGACSEKDQAHINKHLKAFKAKGKDCEFIVHGDRSLLAFQGPKAVDVLQPLTDIDLSKLYFGMFTETSIAGKPVWLTRTGYTGEDGFEISLKKTDTVALTKKLLENPDARMCGLGARDSLRLEAGLCLYGNDLNEDIGPIEAGLTWTIGKSRREKCDFVGGDVIKAQLETPASVTKRRIGLKVGKGAPARAGSKILAPDGAEVGEVTSGGFSPVLQENIAMGYVLKSHAKAGTELQVETRGRKSEAVATKMPFVTCHYHRPA; encoded by the exons atggctcTTCGACACGCGGCTCAGCGCCtggcgcagcgcgccgcgcccctcgcgggcCAGGCCGCTCGCCCGTTACTCATCCCCTTCTACCGCCACATGGCCTCCGACGCCAACCTCCTGAAGACGGCTCTGTACGACTTCCACCTCGAGATGGGCGGCAAGATG GTCCCCTTCGCGGGCCACAGCATGCCCATCCAGTACAAGGACAGCATCATGGAGGCCACCCAGCACTGCCGGAGCAAGGCTTCCATCTTCGACGTCTCTCACATGCTCGGCTCGTCCATGCGCGGTAAGGACGCGATCGAGTTCGTCGagtccatcgtcgtcggcgacatcCGCGGCCTGAAGAACGGCACCGGTACCCTCTCCGTGGTGACCAACGACAAGGGCGGCATCATCGACGACACCGTGGTGACCAAGGTGAACGACGAGGATGTGTACATCGTGCTCAACGGCGCGTGCAGCGAGAAGGACCAGGCGCACATCAACAAGCACCTGAAGGCGTTCAAGGCCAAGGGTAAGGACTGCGAGTTTATCGTCCACGGTGACCGCTCCCTGCTCGCGTTTCAGGGTCCCAAGGCTGTCGACGTGCTCCAGCCCCTGACGGACATCGACCTGAGCAAGCTGTACTTTGGGATGTTCACCGAgacgtccatcgcgggcaaGCCCGTGTGGCTGACCCGCACGGGGTacaccggcgaggacggcttCGAGATCTCGCTCAAGAAGACCGACACCGTCGCCCTCACGAAGAAGCTCCTCGAGAACCCCGACGCCCGCATgtgcggcctcggcgcgcgcgattcCCTCCGCCTGGAGGCGGGCCTGTGCCTCTACGGCAACGACCTCAACGAGGACATTGGTCCCATCGAAGCCGGCCTGACCTGGACCATCGGCAAGTCCCGCCGCGAGAAGTGCGatttcgtcggcggcgacgtcatcaaggcgcagctcgagacacccgcgtccgtcaccaAGCGACGCATCGGCCTCAAGGTTGGCAaaggcgcgcccgcgcgagcggggtCCAAGATCCTCGcacccgacggcgccgaggtcggcgaggtcACCAGCGGCGGATTTTCCCCCGTGCTCCAGGAGAACATCGCCATGGGGTACGTGCTCAAGTCCCACGCCAAGGCGGGCACGGAGCTGCAGGTGGAGACGCGCGGAAGGAAGagcgaggcggtcgcgaccAAGATGCCCTTCGTCACCTGCCACTACCACCGCCCGGCGTAA